In the Leifsonia sp. 466MF genome, one interval contains:
- a CDS encoding alpha/beta fold hydrolase, producing MRIHVDRHPGDDPVLLVHGFASTGSLTWDATGWIRALAEAGRGAIVPDLRGHGASEAPHDADAYSPDILARDLLAVLDEQDVERVDVMGYSMGSWVSLALAALAPDRVRRLVIGGVGTVEQFGHWGVSAVQSALRDDASALDPASPLAPLLASLRQAPGVDREALAACAAGMAAHPLPLASSVPTMLVVGDADPVADGADEAARLLSAELVVLPRRNHVTTLSARGFKQAALPFLGASVSVP from the coding sequence ATGCGCATCCACGTCGACAGGCACCCGGGCGACGACCCCGTGCTGCTGGTCCACGGCTTCGCGTCGACCGGCTCGCTCACCTGGGACGCGACCGGCTGGATCCGTGCGCTCGCCGAGGCGGGTCGCGGCGCGATCGTCCCGGACCTCCGCGGTCACGGCGCCAGCGAGGCGCCGCACGACGCCGACGCGTACTCGCCCGACATCCTCGCCCGCGACCTCCTGGCCGTCCTCGACGAGCAGGATGTCGAACGCGTGGATGTGATGGGCTACTCGATGGGCAGCTGGGTGTCGCTCGCGCTCGCCGCACTCGCGCCCGATCGCGTCCGCCGGCTCGTGATCGGCGGCGTCGGCACGGTCGAGCAGTTCGGTCACTGGGGCGTCTCGGCGGTGCAGTCCGCCCTCCGTGACGACGCCTCCGCCCTCGACCCCGCCAGCCCGCTGGCGCCACTGCTCGCATCGCTGCGCCAGGCTCCGGGCGTCGATCGCGAGGCGCTCGCGGCCTGTGCCGCCGGCATGGCCGCGCATCCGCTCCCGCTGGCGAGCTCCGTGCCCACGATGCTCGTCGTCGGCGATGCGGATCCGGTGGCGGACGGTGCCGACGAGGCCGCGCGTCTGTTGAGCGCCGAGCTCGTCGTGCTGCCGCGTCGCAACCACGTCACCACGCTGAGCGCCCGCGGCTTCAAGCAGGCTGCTCTGCCCTTCCTGGGAGCTTCGGTCAGCGTGCCGTAA
- a CDS encoding biotin/lipoyl-containing protein, which translates to MAERTFDLPDLGEGLQEATVLEWLVAEGDHVERNAPLVEVETTKSAVELPSPQSGVVARFHVAEGEALEVGAPLVTFTVEDDQAGIVGTVPTEEAPRRRVRLSLPED; encoded by the coding sequence GTGGCTGAACGAACCTTCGACCTCCCCGACCTGGGTGAGGGCCTGCAGGAGGCGACCGTGCTGGAGTGGCTGGTCGCCGAGGGCGACCACGTCGAGCGCAACGCGCCCCTCGTCGAGGTCGAGACGACCAAATCGGCCGTCGAGCTGCCGTCCCCGCAGTCCGGCGTGGTCGCGCGCTTCCACGTCGCCGAGGGCGAGGCGCTCGAGGTGGGCGCCCCTCTCGTGACGTTCACCGTCGAGGACGACCAGGCCGGCATCGTCGGCACCGTCCCGACGGAGGAGGCCCCGCGCCGCCGCGTTCGCCTCTCGCTGCCGGAGGACTGA
- a CDS encoding alpha-ketoacid dehydrogenase subunit beta: protein MQRALNRALDDALAADDRTLVFGEDVGTLGGVFRVTDGLKAKYGGDRVFDTTLAESGIMGMAVGLAMAGWRPVPEIQFDGFSYPAVDQIVNQVARMHYRSRGAFGMPITLRLPSFGGIRAPEHHGESLEALFAHVPGLKVVAPSTPAEAYTLLRQSIDDPDPVIFLEPKSRYWHKEPVSLDEPEERLPVGTSRVVRPGKHVTLVAWGAMVARCLQAAELGAEDGVEIEVVDLRWLKPIDADGLAASVARTRRAVVVHEAPLTAGLGAEVSTLITERCFDDLKAPVQRVTGWDVPYPSPVLEDEYLPSIDRILDAVQKTLEYRRG, encoded by the coding sequence ATGCAGCGCGCCCTGAACCGCGCTCTCGACGACGCGCTCGCCGCCGACGACCGCACCCTCGTCTTCGGTGAGGACGTCGGAACCCTCGGCGGCGTCTTCCGGGTCACGGACGGCCTGAAGGCCAAGTACGGCGGCGACCGCGTCTTCGACACCACGCTCGCCGAGTCCGGGATCATGGGCATGGCGGTCGGGCTCGCGATGGCCGGATGGCGGCCGGTGCCGGAGATCCAGTTCGACGGCTTCTCCTATCCCGCCGTCGACCAGATCGTGAACCAGGTGGCGCGTATGCACTACCGCAGCCGCGGCGCGTTCGGGATGCCGATCACGCTGAGACTGCCGAGCTTCGGCGGCATCCGCGCGCCCGAGCACCACGGCGAAAGTCTGGAGGCGCTGTTCGCGCACGTCCCCGGCCTGAAGGTCGTGGCGCCCTCGACGCCGGCTGAGGCCTACACGCTGCTGCGGCAGTCGATCGACGACCCGGACCCGGTCATCTTCCTCGAACCGAAGTCGCGCTACTGGCACAAGGAGCCGGTCTCGCTGGACGAGCCGGAGGAGCGCCTGCCCGTCGGGACCTCTCGCGTGGTCCGGCCCGGCAAGCACGTCACCCTCGTCGCCTGGGGCGCGATGGTCGCCCGCTGCCTGCAGGCAGCGGAGCTCGGCGCCGAGGACGGCGTGGAGATCGAGGTCGTCGACCTACGCTGGCTCAAGCCGATCGACGCCGACGGGCTCGCCGCCTCCGTCGCACGGACCCGCCGAGCCGTCGTCGTGCACGAGGCGCCGCTCACCGCCGGGCTCGGCGCCGAGGTGAGCACCCTCATCACCGAGCGCTGCTTCGACGACCTGAAGGCGCCCGTCCAGCGCGTCACCGGGTGGGACGTCCCCTATCCGTCGCCGGTGCTGGAGGATGAGTACCTGCCGTCCATCGACCGCATCCTGGACGCCGTCCAGAAGACCCTGGAGTACCGCCGTGGCTGA
- a CDS encoding thiamine pyrophosphate-dependent enzyme: protein MTMTTTERAAAARPDDAALLRRLYRTMATVRRLDLDGVAMQRQGIIPGYAPMRGQEAAQVGSAAALDLTRDFAFPTYRELGVAVAMGVDPVAYLASHQGAWHGGLWDAATARLAPINAVVGGAVTHAVGWGLGAKLDRTGGVAIAYFGDGASSQGDIHEAMNTAAVSQLPVVFFCQNNGWAISVPTEQQVAGGSVAARGAGYGMPGVRIDGNDVLAVYDATTEALERARTGGGPTIIEAMTYRMGPHSTSDDPGRYRTLDEEQSWLARDPLALCEQQLRQTGTVGDEFFAEVADTAGALADRVRDDVAALGGRPAEEMFDFVFSDPPAALLGQRRAWEESRLG from the coding sequence ATGACCATGACCACCACCGAGCGCGCCGCCGCGGCGCGCCCCGACGACGCAGCGCTGCTCCGGCGGCTGTACCGGACGATGGCGACCGTCCGGCGCCTCGACCTCGACGGGGTCGCGATGCAGCGCCAGGGCATCATCCCCGGCTACGCCCCGATGCGCGGTCAGGAGGCCGCCCAGGTGGGCAGCGCCGCCGCACTCGACCTCACCCGCGACTTCGCCTTCCCGACCTACCGTGAGCTCGGCGTCGCGGTCGCCATGGGCGTCGACCCGGTGGCGTACCTGGCATCGCACCAGGGCGCCTGGCACGGCGGACTCTGGGATGCGGCTACCGCACGGCTCGCCCCGATCAACGCCGTGGTCGGCGGCGCCGTCACCCACGCCGTCGGCTGGGGGCTCGGCGCGAAGCTCGACCGCACCGGGGGAGTGGCGATCGCCTACTTCGGCGACGGCGCCAGCTCGCAGGGCGACATCCACGAGGCCATGAACACCGCGGCCGTCTCGCAGCTCCCCGTCGTGTTCTTCTGCCAGAACAACGGCTGGGCCATCTCCGTGCCCACCGAGCAGCAGGTCGCCGGCGGGTCCGTCGCTGCGCGCGGGGCCGGATACGGGATGCCGGGCGTGCGCATCGACGGAAACGACGTCCTCGCCGTCTACGACGCGACCACCGAGGCCCTCGAGCGCGCCCGTACCGGCGGTGGACCGACCATCATCGAGGCGATGACCTACCGCATGGGCCCGCACTCCACGTCCGACGACCCCGGTCGTTACCGCACCCTCGACGAGGAGCAGAGCTGGCTCGCGCGCGACCCGCTCGCCCTCTGTGAGCAGCAACTGCGCCAGACCGGGACCGTCGGAGACGAGTTCTTCGCCGAGGTCGCCGACACCGCCGGCGCCCTCGCCGACCGGGTGCGCGACGACGTCGCCGCCCTCGGCGGACGCCCCGCCGAGGAGATGTTCGACTTCGTCTTCTCCGACCCGCCCGCCGCCCTCCTCGGGCAGCGCCGAGCCTGGGAGGAGTCTCGCCTTGGCTGA
- a CDS encoding MMPL family transporter, giving the protein MSKEAPERTAPARVPARWLRIVVPTVLVLIWLVLAGIGGPTFGKLSGVSSNDQAAFLPASAESTEVQDWQKRFTDSGSIPAIVVVEADESIPKSELGTTYADLGTKLGGVDGVEPAPEGQTTSVAGPIPSEDGRAVEYIVPISDSDELKTVVADLRTVADDAVPEGAQAWVTGPAGLTADLVNAFGGIDGILLLVAVAAVFVILLLVYRALLLPFLVLLTSVFALCAAILIVYLFALWGWIKLSGQSQGILSILVIGAATDYSLLLVSRYREALEVEESRWVAILRAWKASFEPIVASGATVILALLCLLFSDLNSNKSLGPIAAIGIVFSLFSALTFLPALLAVFGRASFWPFRPVVGGHEHKHADGTTLTGLEGVRGVWRRVGGLIARRPRVTWIVSFVLLVACALGLTQLKANGVQQTDVILSQSDAVDGQAVVAKHFDAGSGSPVLIVAPESEAEAVLTATEKTDGIASAAFYTGGGRPQPGAPADPVVKGGHVLIQATLASEPDSAQAEKVVKGLRESLSTDGSVLVGGVTAIALDTNETAQSDLIRIIPIVLAVILLILMLLLRSIVAPVILIGSVVLSYAAALGVSALVFNHVFGFPGADAAVPLFGFVFLVALGVDYNIFLMTRVREESLRIGTRPGILRGLGLTGSVITSAGIVLAATFAALAVIPILFLVQIAFIVAFGVLLDTVVVRSLLVPAVSYDIGRAIWWPSKLSRSKMHSERAEVSS; this is encoded by the coding sequence GTGTCGAAGGAAGCCCCCGAGCGGACCGCACCGGCCCGGGTGCCGGCGCGGTGGTTGCGCATCGTCGTGCCGACCGTGCTGGTGCTCATCTGGCTCGTACTCGCCGGTATCGGCGGTCCCACCTTCGGCAAGCTGTCCGGTGTCTCCAGCAACGACCAGGCGGCGTTCCTCCCGGCCAGCGCCGAGTCGACCGAGGTGCAGGACTGGCAGAAGCGCTTCACGGACTCCGGCTCCATCCCGGCGATCGTCGTCGTCGAGGCCGACGAGAGCATCCCGAAGAGCGAGCTGGGCACCACCTACGCCGACCTCGGCACGAAGCTGGGCGGAGTCGACGGAGTGGAGCCGGCACCCGAGGGGCAGACCACGAGCGTCGCCGGCCCCATCCCGTCCGAAGACGGGCGCGCTGTCGAGTACATCGTCCCGATCTCCGACTCCGACGAGCTGAAGACCGTGGTCGCCGACCTCCGCACGGTGGCAGACGACGCCGTGCCCGAGGGCGCCCAGGCATGGGTCACCGGTCCGGCCGGCCTCACCGCGGATCTGGTGAACGCCTTCGGGGGCATCGACGGCATCCTGCTGCTGGTCGCCGTAGCGGCCGTCTTCGTGATCCTCCTGCTCGTCTACCGAGCTTTGCTCCTGCCGTTCCTGGTGCTGCTGACCTCGGTCTTCGCCCTGTGCGCGGCGATCCTCATCGTCTACCTGTTCGCCCTCTGGGGATGGATCAAGCTGTCCGGCCAGAGCCAGGGCATCCTGTCGATCCTCGTCATCGGCGCTGCGACCGACTACTCGCTGCTTCTCGTCTCACGCTACCGGGAGGCGCTCGAGGTCGAGGAGTCGCGGTGGGTGGCCATCCTGCGCGCGTGGAAGGCGTCGTTCGAGCCGATCGTCGCCTCCGGTGCGACCGTGATCCTGGCTCTGCTGTGCCTGCTCTTCTCCGACCTGAACTCGAACAAGAGCCTCGGACCGATCGCGGCGATCGGCATCGTCTTCTCCCTGTTCTCGGCGCTGACCTTCCTCCCCGCCCTGCTCGCCGTGTTCGGGCGGGCGTCGTTCTGGCCGTTCCGGCCGGTCGTCGGCGGGCACGAGCACAAGCACGCCGACGGCACCACACTGACCGGCCTCGAAGGGGTTCGCGGCGTCTGGCGACGCGTCGGCGGCCTCATCGCCCGGCGCCCGCGCGTCACGTGGATCGTGTCGTTCGTCCTGCTCGTCGCGTGCGCCCTGGGGCTCACGCAGCTGAAGGCGAACGGCGTCCAGCAGACCGACGTCATCCTGTCGCAGTCCGATGCCGTCGACGGCCAGGCCGTGGTCGCCAAGCACTTCGACGCGGGTTCCGGTTCGCCGGTGCTCATCGTCGCGCCGGAGAGCGAAGCGGAGGCCGTGCTCACCGCGACCGAGAAGACGGACGGCATCGCCTCGGCCGCCTTCTACACCGGAGGAGGCCGGCCCCAGCCCGGCGCTCCGGCCGACCCCGTCGTGAAGGGCGGCCACGTGCTGATCCAGGCGACCCTCGCCTCCGAGCCCGACTCCGCTCAAGCCGAGAAGGTCGTGAAGGGACTCCGCGAATCGCTGTCGACCGACGGCTCGGTGCTCGTGGGCGGTGTCACCGCCATCGCGCTCGACACCAACGAGACGGCGCAGAGCGACCTGATCAGGATCATCCCGATCGTGCTCGCGGTGATCCTGCTCATTCTGATGCTGCTGCTCCGGTCGATCGTCGCGCCGGTGATCCTCATCGGCAGCGTCGTGCTGTCGTACGCGGCGGCGCTGGGCGTCTCGGCGCTCGTCTTCAACCATGTCTTCGGCTTCCCGGGGGCGGATGCGGCGGTGCCGTTGTTCGGGTTCGTCTTCTTGGTGGCGTTGGGTGTGGATTACAACATCTTCCTGATGACCCGGGTGCGGGAGGAGTCGCTGCGCATCGGAACGCGGCCCGGCATCCTGCGCGGTCTGGGGCTGACGGGCAGCGTCATCACGTCGGCCGGGATCGTGCTGGCTGCGACGTTCGCGGCGCTCGCCGTCATCCCGATCCTGTTCCTCGTGCAGATCGCGTTCATCGTCGCGTTCGGTGTGCTCCTCGACACGGTGGTGGTGCGCTCCCTGCTGGTCCCGGCCGTGTCGTACGACATCGGCCGCGCCATCTGGTGGCCGTCGAAGCTCTCGCGTAGCAAGATGCATAGTGAGAGGGCCGAAGTCTCGTCCTGA
- a CDS encoding isochorismatase family protein, with amino-acid sequence MGKALFIVDVQNDFTEGGALGVDGGAAVAAGVTAFLQEHADEYEVIVASRDWHDADNDNGGHFATDDEPDFAESWPRHCVAGTPGAEYHPAFDTSRVTLHVRKGQGVPAYSLFEGRTETGATVHEILEERGIHTIDVTGIATDYCVRASALDALAHGQHVRVLTSLVAGVAETSSQAALAELAHAGAELVD; translated from the coding sequence ATGGGCAAGGCGCTCTTCATCGTGGACGTGCAGAACGACTTCACCGAGGGAGGCGCGCTCGGCGTCGACGGAGGGGCCGCGGTCGCGGCGGGCGTCACCGCCTTCCTTCAGGAACACGCCGACGAGTACGAGGTGATCGTGGCCAGCCGCGACTGGCACGACGCCGACAACGACAACGGCGGCCATTTCGCGACCGACGACGAGCCGGATTTCGCGGAGAGCTGGCCGCGGCACTGCGTCGCGGGCACTCCCGGTGCCGAGTATCACCCGGCGTTCGACACCTCGCGCGTGACGTTGCACGTCCGCAAGGGCCAGGGCGTGCCGGCGTACTCGCTCTTCGAGGGCCGTACGGAGACCGGCGCGACCGTGCACGAGATCCTCGAGGAGCGCGGCATCCACACCATCGACGTGACGGGGATCGCGACCGACTACTGCGTTCGGGCGTCGGCTCTGGATGCGCTCGCCCACGGCCAGCACGTGCGCGTGCTGACCTCGCTGGTCGCCGGAGTGGCGGAGACGTCCTCGCAGGCGGCGCTCGCGGAGCTGGCGCACGCAGGGGCGGAACTGGTGGACTGA
- a CDS encoding D-alanyl-D-alanine carboxypeptidase/D-alanyl-D-alanine-endopeptidase, whose amino-acid sequence MHESDQPVTGPDPSNLPTTPTPLADSSAGSEPPATTGSGRRAAARPAKAAGLSGVAAGVLATIRKHPKTWMAAAAAVVFLLLGGGSVALGATVGSPAAAAGPVSSATPSPTRTATATPTPTPTVDPARPVPANQAAATRIRTCSVAGLAADGRLGNLEAQVVNAKTGQTLFDRNGVKPGPTASVLKTLTSAAALATLGPDYRVSTTVVAGSTPGQVVIVGGGDVTLSRLPDGQASFYTGAPKIQDLANQVKQAMGGQQITSIVVDATLFGAPFWQPSWDEREERVVEGSTPYMTALMVDGDRDDPTAVESPRSTDPVGRAVQYFQQYLGTNVGVSQGVAPAGARQLGVVQSQPVTTLIDQAMRVSDNTIMEELARLVAIKNGAGNTFDALNAGVLAGLKGYGIDASGIHIADGSGLSGDNAVPPSYLTQLFIKVLNRQNGLGVVYDGLPVAGQSGTLGPGYNRFTGANSVARGAVFAKTGWIDNGYTLSGIINAADGTPLTFAVFALGPVSDNAKQAIDTLVTGFYKCGDNLSNG is encoded by the coding sequence ATGCACGAATCGGATCAGCCGGTCACCGGACCCGACCCGTCGAACCTCCCGACCACTCCCACTCCGCTCGCCGACTCCTCAGCCGGCTCGGAGCCGCCCGCGACCACAGGTTCCGGCCGTCGCGCCGCCGCGCGGCCCGCGAAAGCCGCAGGCCTGTCGGGTGTTGCGGCCGGGGTGCTCGCGACGATCCGGAAGCACCCGAAGACGTGGATGGCCGCAGCGGCCGCCGTCGTCTTCCTGCTGCTCGGAGGCGGCAGTGTTGCGCTCGGGGCCACCGTCGGCTCGCCGGCGGCCGCGGCGGGACCCGTCAGCAGCGCGACCCCCTCGCCGACTCGTACGGCGACCGCCACCCCCACACCCACCCCGACCGTCGACCCGGCGCGTCCCGTTCCGGCGAACCAGGCCGCCGCGACGCGCATCCGCACGTGTTCGGTCGCCGGTCTCGCGGCCGACGGCCGCCTCGGCAACCTCGAGGCGCAGGTCGTCAACGCCAAGACGGGTCAGACCCTGTTCGACCGCAACGGCGTGAAGCCCGGTCCGACCGCCTCGGTTCTCAAGACGCTCACCTCGGCCGCCGCCCTCGCGACTCTGGGACCGGACTACCGGGTCTCCACGACCGTGGTTGCGGGCAGCACGCCCGGCCAGGTCGTCATCGTCGGCGGCGGGGACGTGACCCTCTCCCGGCTGCCCGACGGCCAGGCGTCCTTCTACACCGGAGCGCCGAAGATCCAGGACCTCGCCAATCAGGTGAAGCAGGCTATGGGCGGCCAGCAGATCACCTCGATCGTGGTGGACGCGACCCTCTTCGGAGCTCCCTTCTGGCAGCCGAGCTGGGACGAGCGCGAGGAGCGCGTCGTCGAGGGTTCGACCCCGTACATGACGGCGCTCATGGTCGACGGCGACCGTGACGACCCGACCGCCGTCGAGTCGCCGCGCAGCACCGATCCGGTGGGTCGTGCCGTGCAGTACTTCCAGCAGTACCTCGGCACCAACGTCGGCGTGAGCCAGGGGGTCGCGCCGGCCGGTGCTCGCCAGCTGGGCGTCGTCCAGTCGCAGCCCGTCACGACACTGATCGATCAGGCGATGCGGGTCTCCGACAACACGATCATGGAGGAGCTCGCCCGCCTCGTCGCCATCAAGAACGGCGCGGGCAACACTTTCGACGCTCTGAACGCGGGCGTGCTCGCCGGGCTGAAGGGCTACGGGATCGACGCCTCCGGGATCCACATCGCCGACGGCTCCGGCCTCAGCGGCGACAACGCCGTTCCGCCGTCGTACCTGACGCAGTTGTTCATCAAGGTGCTCAACCGCCAGAACGGCCTCGGCGTCGTCTACGACGGACTGCCCGTGGCCGGCCAGTCGGGAACGCTCGGCCCCGGCTACAACCGGTTCACCGGAGCCAACTCCGTCGCGCGCGGCGCGGTGTTCGCCAAGACCGGCTGGATCGACAACGGGTACACCCTCTCGGGCATCATCAATGCGGCCGACGGCACACCCCTGACCTTCGCCGTGTTCGCGCTCGGACCGGTGAGCGACAACGCGAAACAGGCGATCGACACGCTCGTCACCGGCTTCTACAAGTGCGGTGACAACCTCTCCAACGGCTGA
- a CDS encoding DUF2945 domain-containing protein: MADEPKHGDHVEWSSHGVDVPGEVEKKLTDDTEAAGRTVRASKDDPQYLVRSDKTGKEAVHKPDALHKKK, translated from the coding sequence ATGGCGGACGAACCGAAGCACGGCGACCATGTCGAGTGGTCCTCGCACGGCGTGGATGTGCCGGGCGAGGTCGAGAAGAAGCTCACCGACGACACCGAAGCGGCCGGACGGACCGTACGGGCGTCGAAGGACGACCCGCAGTACCTCGTGAGGAGCGACAAGACCGGCAAGGAGGCCGTGCACAAGCCGGACGCGCTCCACAAGAAGAAGTGA